In the Bacillus sp. HSf4 genome, AATACTATCCAATACGGAATTCGCAATGTTCAGCAAGTATTTCTATATAATAACGACAATAAAGGATGGTTTTACCATCAGGAAAGTTGAGGGTAAAAAAAGACAGCGCCCCCCTCAAGGGACACTGTCCGTCAGAATATCATCATGCTGCAAACGGTTTACACATGGAAAAAGCTCCGTTTGCCATCTTTTTTCTTAGCCCAAAACACGATTGCATTTCCTGTAAGAATTAAAATGAAAGAAATCACACACCAAAAACAAATGGCGTTTATAACAAAAATTTCAAGATACGTTAAATAGATAGAGAATAGCAGACCGAATAGCAGCATCGCTTTCATCAACAAAGAAAAAAGTTTTCTTCCGCTAAACATAGAGACCGCGAATAGGCACATGTAATAAAAAAATCCAAGGACTGACATTGGGATTCCGCCGATTTGGGCATATTTGCTGTTATTGACTGCTGCACAATCCCCCAGCGGACAAAAAGTACTGCTTGATAAATGCGTGAGGTAGAGATAGAGAGAAACAAGCACCCCTAAAATTGCAATGATCTGCAGCAACAACAAACGTATGTGATTAAGCATTTTCACCGGCCTTCCTTAGCATGCCATTTAGCTGGTCTTCATCCAAACCATTCAATCTCTCTTCAATGGTACCTTGTTCATTGACCAAATAAAACACAGGGAAAATTTTAAAATTCAGTTGTTTACGGATTTGAGCATTCGCCGACATAATAGGAAATTGAAATTGATGCTCCTTTTTGACTTCGGCATATTTGCCTTTATCCCCTTGGCCGATCAGTATCAGCTTTGTATCCGGATACTCGGTCTTTAATTTTTCTAAAAGAGGATATGTCTGCTGGCAAACTTCACAATCGATCCGGCCGATCATCACCACAAATTTCTTCCCCTTATACTCTGTTAAGGAAACCGGTTTGCCATCTACTTCTTCTCCTTTTACCAACGGAAGTTCGGCTCCTTCCTTTAATCCGCCCATATCGACAAATGTCTCAATCGCAGCCTTGGGATTGGTCACCACCCAAATACCCAGGACAGCAATCCCCAACATCACGATCAACATACCCCACTTTAAATATTTTTTCATGAGATAACCTCCGCAGTTTTCTTGATTTGGCTTTTCTGCAAGTTAGCATAATGCCCATTGAGTTCCATCAATTCAAAATGCGTACCTTGTTCAACAATTTGCCCCTTTTCAACAACAAGAATTAAGTCTGCGCGAACAACCGTGCTTAAACGATGGGCGATGACGATTCGCGTACAATCCAATTCATCAAGGTTATCATGAATTTTTTGCTCCGTTTTCGTATCCAAAGAGCTGCTCGCTTCATCCAGCAGCAATATCCTTGGATTGTGCGCCAATGCTCTTGCTAAAGCAAGACGCTGACGCTGCCCTCCTGAAATATTCGTGCCTTCCTCTGATAGCAGTGTTTCGTACTTCATTGGAAGATTCATGATGTCTTCATGAATTTCCGCCATCTGAGCCGCACGTATCACTTCTTTTTCCGACAAGTTTTGATTATGGAAGGCAATGTTTTGAAAAACAGACCGATTGAATAGATGGATTTGCTGCGTAACCACCCCGATTTGCTGTCGCAGCTGAGATTTGTGGAGCCCGCTGATGTCCTGGCCGTCAAATAAAATCTTTCCTTGTGTCGGCTGGTAAAGTCCCAATAACAAAGATGCCAACGTGCTTTTAC is a window encoding:
- a CDS encoding vitamin K epoxide reductase family protein, translating into MLNHIRLLLLQIIAILGVLVSLYLYLTHLSSSTFCPLGDCAAVNNSKYAQIGGIPMSVLGFFYYMCLFAVSMFSGRKLFSLLMKAMLLFGLLFSIYLTYLEIFVINAICFWCVISFILILTGNAIVFWAKKKDGKRSFFHV
- a CDS encoding TlpA disulfide reductase family protein, with amino-acid sequence MKKYLKWGMLIVMLGIAVLGIWVVTNPKAAIETFVDMGGLKEGAELPLVKGEEVDGKPVSLTEYKGKKFVVMIGRIDCEVCQQTYPLLEKLKTEYPDTKLILIGQGDKGKYAEVKKEHQFQFPIMSANAQIRKQLNFKIFPVFYLVNEQGTIEERLNGLDEDQLNGMLRKAGENA